ACAATCACACAACATTTCTGAGACATTCACAGTGATAATAGTTTCTTTTTACTCCAAACTTCAATAGATCTTTCCTGGTACTATTTAGTTGTTTATACTTCTTATAGACAGTGAGCACTAGAAACTATACCTTGGGTTATTTGGCactatttccaaataacccactttCCAATCAACCATCATTTCTTCAATCACATCATTGAAATCATCAACTACAATACCAAAATACCCTCCACTATTTTagactatttaatatatatcattgagtctaatttttttaaaaccctatttattaaAGGCATGGTTAATATTGTCATTGTGCCTAAAAATTAGGTTATTCTAAAGATGCATTAAATggggttattttcaaataaccagTTAACTATTCAAATATAAccccagatcaaacaaggcctatgTAGTTTTAACTCCATGATATGCTGTTAGGCCTGTTCTTAGTAAGCTGTTTGGTTCTCATGGTATTATTTCATGTAGGGCCTTGAACATGCGATTGCTGGCACTGGCCTCTATGTGGTAGGGCCGAATGATGATTTGGAAGATATAAAGGAGTCTGCTATGGAAGATATGAAATCAGTACTAAGCAGGATAGACAAAACTGGGGAAGGAGTTTGTGTTCAGGCCTCTACTCTTGGATCCTTGGAAGCATTACTGGAGTTCTTGAAATCTCCTGCTGTGAGTATACCTGTTAGTGGAATAAGCATTGGTCCTGTACACAAGAAAGATGTGGTAAAGGCTAGTGTCATGCTcgagaagaaaaaagaatatGCAACAATATTGGCCTTTGATGTTAAAGTGACTCCAGATGCTCGGGAACTTGCAGATGAACTTGGTGTCAAGATATTCATTGCAGATATCATCTATCATTTGTTTGATCAGTTTAAGGCATATATTGATAATCTCAAAgaggaaaagaagaaagaagctGCTGAAGATGCAGTTTTCCCTTGTGTACTAAAAATTATGCCCAATTGCGTCTTCAACAAGAAGGACCCCATTGTTTTGGGTGTTGATATTCTTGAAGGGATTGCTAAGGTACTGTGTTACATTATTTCCTAAACTATAGCCTTTTCTTCACcttgtaaaaaattaattggttcCTTCACATGGTCATTGGCTTGATGTCTCTTTTTAAATGAATTGGCATtgatcattaatttatatttttctttaccaTGCTTATCTTGCAGTtctgaaatattatattttccttTCTGAGCTATGCAAGCAAACTATCCTTAATAATGTCTATGACAAATCCATTATTTGCAGGGATTGTATATCCTAGCTGCATGCTAATTTCCTAAGCCACTCTTATGGTTGTTATGTTAAATCCAATTGACATTGTTTGAAATGCATTTCTACAGATCGGAACACCAATTTGTATTCCCCAGAAAGATTTTATTGATATCGGCCGTATTGCGTCCATTGAGAATAACCACAAACCGGTTGATTATGCCAAGAAGGGCCAAAAAGTTGCTATTAAGGTATGCAATAAGTTAGCCATTTTGCAACTTGTGAGTTTGTAGTTTTTGTAGTACAGGGATATATGATCGGAGACATCAAGCTCATGCTTGATTCTCATTGGAAGTGCTTGATCGTACTCTTAAAGTTagtttaatccaaataacccaaattaAACAAGTCCATGAACTAATTTAACCCAATCGTACGCTTAAAATTAGTTTAGCCCAAGTAAATTAGTTTAAATCTTCCCATTGAGAAATTTAGTTCATGGCTTGTTTgttgtgggttatttgaattaatccaacatcaattcattaattaaaataacaaaatacatttacttttattgtatataacaagtttaaatatatatacaagtttaaataacaaatactaAAGGTATTTTGATAATTGACCCAAATAATCTAATTtctcatcaaacaagattatttcaAGTAGTTTGATTTAACCAAATAACCCTACATCAAGCAAGGCCTATGCTAACAAATAGTACTAATGATTGATATTAATGATGGCTATTAAGGTGAGTATTAGAAAAAGCTAATATATCCTGAAGATTCAGATTTCTCAGAGAAGAAGGGATCTTTACACTTTTATGGAATTGTTGGAGTGATCTCTATATGACCATATTTATAGTCTTACCAAATGCCTTGTGAACACTTTTCCTTCCTATGCTATTTAGTTAGAGTAGGCACAATAAGACACCGTTGCAATACAGTGTTTTTCCTTGAAAAGATTTTCGATATTCTATTAACTGTTAACAAATCAATTTGGGAATAGTATTACCGAAAAAAGTAATTTGAGTTTGGTCTGTGGGTTTGTACATGTATCCACAATTTCCTTTAGCTGATGATGTTGTCCATATTGGCCCCCATTTGAAACACATGGATACAAAATTTTggatatataaatgtatatggtGAGATTTTGTTTGGAAACTAAACATAGTTAGAGGCATTAACAAATCTATGGATTATTTctcatcaaacaaaaattataagtgtttcCCATTCCCTGCTGATAACTATTTAACAGAATCTTGGGATGTGCCTATTTTCTATGAATTGATAGAATATGCTCTATTTTTCTTCAACTATGATTGTACTCTTCATGCAAAATTCATTTATGATACAGATAACAGGCTCAAATTCTGATGAGCAGCAGAAGATGTTTGGCAGGCATTTCGAGATGGAAGATGAGCTTGTAAGCCACATCTCTAGAAGATCCATTGATGTTCTTAAAACAAACTATCGGGTGAGTAGATTTAAATTCCTTAGTAATTTGTATAGTTGTCACTGTAATTACTTATGATTATATTACCCCCTTACACAATGTACACAGGATGACTTGTCTATGGAGGAGTGGAAACTAGTTGTGAAACTGAAGAACCTCTTCAAAATTCAGTGAAAAGATGGCTCTTTGTTGCATGGGgctttctaataatttttttgtacgGGAACATAGGCATCACCGAAAAGGTACTTCTCTTGAGGAGATATCATTCTCAAAATGTCATCATTATTCGCATTTTGGCGTACCGAATGCGGTCTCTCCAAATCAAAGGCTTGGAAAGTAAGGAGAACAATGAAGATAATCACCAGAGTGATAATGCAACATAACCAATCATTTTTGTATTTCCTGCAAGTCTTGGGGGGAGTTTTTGTTGTGGTAGACCATGAAAAGTTTCACATTTTCTTGCTATTTTCCTGCAAGTTATTTTCTTTTGTggagttatttgagatttttgggAATTTATTACTGGTGTTGGAGTTTTGTGATACTAAAAGtcaaaatcaaatcaataatttatttgcAACTTATACTAATTTGATACACTTGAGTAATGCAAGCATGGATGAGAATTcaattgatgaaaaaaaaggGTTCCTCTTCAAGTATTTGGCCAAGGAGAGTGAGTCAGGATAGAAATTTGTTATCATAGTTTTGCAACTTCTGCTATGAAATAAAAAGACTTCTCAATTTACTTTTATAGAATCAGAAATAAGAAGATTGAATTGTTTTCTCTATCATTTGGTAGACATTTTCTCTATCATGtctaatgtaatatattttcattagaataaattttaaattaaacttttcttttttatttgttactgatttctctaaaataataataaaattaaaacagaAAGTCTTagttattttcttgtttttttaatgttattttgtattgtaTAATTAGTTAGGTCTATAGAAGCTTCAAGACGGATCTTTTAAGAGGATtgtaaattttgtaattattaatttagttagaTTGCCATATAAATATCTCTAGAAATTGATAGCAAGTTTTATTTTGATGCCCTCTTGCTCAAAATAGAGAGAAAACGTTacttattacaattatttttttgtattttttaatatttaaagattaaaaaaattaagataacttaaattaatacttatttaatataaatttatttgagaattatttttataaatttaaatgaaaatatgtttaaaataaagtatttaatttttttaattaaaaagaactaGAATGAGACTATAACTCATTTCAACTCAAAACGTTTTCAAATGAAATCAAACTGATGACAATTCATAACCTTTTAGTCTCTTAAATCGATTTTTATTACTTGACTACTTTGATAGGTAAAATACATACTTTGAAAAAGATACATACTTTTAAAAACAATGACCAAAAGtcttatttatctatatatatatatatatatttttaataaaattacacactatataataattaattagtattataatttttatttagaatctTCTTCTCTTTACGTTAGGTATTGTGTGATACGttacaaattatataagagTATAAACGGTATATgctttataattttgtgtttagtATATGATATAAgaattaaatgataattatatttttttaattaattaaattgaaaatatattttaaaattatttttatataattaatatattattatatattattattcacttattttatttattattatactattattatttaaaattataattattatatttaataattaatgtaattttaattaaaatataaaaattaattataatataaactgtcaattatatttatttaatttaaatattattaataattataataatttaaaattatatatatatatataataaataatattgtttatatcataattaaattataaaaaaatattataataataataattagtaaaattatcattataaaagaatatatatatatatatatatatatatatatatatatatatatattttgtaattataatattggactattttttcaaaacaatataataataaaattattatatataataataataaaattaaataaaatataattaatatattataataataaattgtatataatattaataaagtctttaatgagaaattaaaataaagtgatATAGAAAAAGTGTTTAACTATGTTAAAGAGatcattaaaagaaatattagaAGCATGCAaaaatttttgtattaattttaaaattataaactcaTATCAAACATGTTCTAaaaattgtgaaatttgttggtttttgttaagaaaaatattcttaataattttttttaattgcttTAATGGGTTAAggttgaaaaataaatcaaaatggaGAAAAAGGAAGCAAATAGGGCCTTCAACACGTTTGGAAGGAGGCATGGGGTTGCTTCAGGTTCAGGAGCGGATGATGGTCGGCTCGCATCATCGCATGGCTAGTCTTAGGCTCAGGATAATCCTGATGCGACAGGAGGCTTGGGCCAGGTCCAGGACGTGGATGGAGCTTCGGGTCTCCAAGGCTCTAGGCTTGTGCAAGCTTTATATGAAATCGAGAGGCAAGGGGTCAGGAAATCGAATCTCGACCCCGGcatgtgttttatttatttatgtcttAAACATTGTTTTATATCTAGTGGTATTTCCGTGAATAACTCAAACTTCAGTTAtaagttagttttatattaaaactaaTGGGCCACGTAAATCCATAAGGCAAATGGAATTGCCATGTAGATTGCTCATTTACTTGACTTGCTTGACATTAACTTATGAAGTTGTCACATagattaaaatgacattaaCTTATGAAGTTGTCACATagattaaaatgacattaaCTTATGAAGTTGTCACATAGATtaaaatgagtaatgataggagAGCAAAATATTTAACTATGGGATCAATATACAAGATTTTGTAACACTTACCAATATGACCCATATCAATTAATATTACACTATAACCATTCATCAACTGATGAATGTTGTTTCCTATATTGGGTAAAAGTGCAAATCTATAATTTCTTGTTACTAAAGGATCGTTTCAATTTTTTACGTTCTTATTTCAACTAATAATAAATGAGAAGACAATAATTACAAGAAATTCGAATAACTAAGCCATGATGTCAATCTCAAACATTTAAGTTAGGataaatatatcaaacaaaattatacaaAGTTTTAATATCGAATGATAATGACAATGATTGTATGGTGActattaagtatatatttatttttctcttttatctcaattaataatttctctctttttaatatttacattttttctctcttaaataCTCTTAAATAGAActtatttaatagtttttttttataaattttattattaaaaaacacttcataatttatctctttatttttattattataaatatatatatttttttaattattataccTGCAACTAAAAaggcattttaattatttctcactaaataatttattcttttttatttattaatttttttttttataatagaaaCCATGTTGGGGCAAAAAGGAGAACTCTATCATGAAaagtttgttttatatatatttttttcctttatctattaatttgtatttatatatttgaattaattaatttgtatatttgtaagagtaataattagaaaaattaataaaataataaatatacatataagaGAATAAGATCCTAATAATAGGTCTAAATGGAAAAAGTGTCAACGCATAAATTAAATTGCGCTGGTGACccttttttttttgacgaaaatgcCTATATTACGTCATGCAACTGAGGTTGcgcaattttttaatttttaatttttcaaaaaattttaattatgaatttttttggaagaaaatggctcagttgcgtcacgcaacctcagTTGcgagatgaaaaaaaaaatatctcgtGATTCCGGTTGCATTATGTAACCTCCTGTTGCGTCACAAAACgactctctttttatttttttttattttttttttacttctgCACTTTtcttatttaacacatttttgaggtcatctcctcaaatttccccatttttaaACATGTcccaatatataaattaaaattcaaagaaTCTCAAAGGAAACCAAGAAGAAGGCTAGAAGCTGTAATCCGACACGGACAGACGATCAAAGGTTCCAGGCTCCACCAGGGAAAGAGAGAGATGAAGCGGAAACGGGTAAACAGAGATTCCTATTGAGAGAGAGCACGGCACAGCCATTTCTTAGCACACTCTTCGCTTAAGATAGTGCGAATACTATTAGTATATTTCGGCACGGCCAAATTGCTTTAACAAATGCCTGAGGATTGATGTTGTTTTCGCTTCTTTTAGCAGATActggaaaagaagaaggaagtcGAGCAGATTATCAGAGCAGTATCTTCACGCGAAAAAGACCATCTTGATTCTTTCCCACATTTACGCCAATACAGCGCAAATGGTACAtagttttgtttctttttccttattatataatttatacacaaaTTTTACAGGCATAGGTAATGTCATGGATTTTTTTATCTGATATTGAAAAAACACAGAATCCCATTTCTGAAACCTTATGATTTATCCTCAGATGGGATGTCTGAAAAGAACGAGAAGCCATTATTATGGATGAAACCTAGGAACATTTGagtcaaaaatttcaaattaggTTATGTTTTGCTTCCATTTGGAGAAAAGAACATGATAATGAAATGGGTACTTTTATGTGGAATAACATTCCTTCAGAGATGAAGTAATCCTATGTATTGATGTAGCTCTTGAAACAGAAATACATTGAAATCATATGATCTAGGAACACCATGTATCATTGTTGATCTTGAAGACaccaaataaaaaaactgaTTCGGACATTTGAGGGAGCATCAAGGCATAATAATAGAAATACCCAACCCTTCTTCATTTGTAACAGAAGAGAAACCAGTAATGAGCGAAAGAAACAAGATTATGCAAAATATgaccaataaaaaattaaagtttactATAGCAATGAATTCCTCCACCAGTTGTTAAGGCCATCAGTAGAGGCTGTGAAAGAAATTAGTTGTAACCTAAGGATTGACCTCATGTAGTCCGGAGAAGATGTATTATTTGagaatatgttaaattttatacaaTACCACAAGGTAAAGATCCTAATCAAACCCAATTATCTATGATTGTCCTCAATCAGATcatagttttattatattaagaaatattattataatctcaTAAGTTTAAGGATATATGATCTAGTATTCCAGTATGTTGCTTTTTTATTCATAGTTATTTGTATTACTCTTGGGATATATGATATTCTAATATTCAAAGATGTTGCTTTGTATTTCTAGGCTTATCTATATATTTGACATCTGGTAGAGGGAATAAGCTTTCATCCCAGACAAAGCACTACATATGCAATCTTCTTAAGGTAGAAGCATCAAGCATTTAGTTTACCATCATTTTCCAAGTTGTGACATTGAGTTGATTGACCTTTTCCATAATTAGGCCAATATGGAAGGTCCATATGGATCAGAATGGTCtattgaagagaaaaataagcaCAGGGAAATGGTGTCTCAAGAAGCACATTATATGTTTGTCTGCGACATTGCTACTGACAACACTAACAAGGAGATCAGTTGCTCAGAAACTGAGTTCGGCCCTACATGTGTGAATGGTAGGGGCCCTATTGTTGGGTTTCTTCATTACCGTTTTATTGTGGAAGAAGGCGTACCCGTTCTTTATGTATATGAATTGCAGCTTGAACCTCGTGTTCAAAAGAAAGGTTTGGGGGTTTTCTTAATGCAACTTATTGAGCTTATTGCTACCAAGGTACTGGAAATGTTTTTTCACTGGTCTTAATTTaagttcaatattttttaattgtaaaacACATTAAAAGTTTAGGAAGAAGTATATTCACAGGTATAAATGCAAGGAATATTACTTTTCACAAGCtcattgttttcaaattttagtatatttctTTCAATCAGATAATTGCTGCTTGTTTTCAGTCATTATCTAACTTCTTCTCATTTCTAGAACCAAATGGGTGCGGTCATGCTGACTGTTCAGAAAACAAATTCATCGGCCATGAGATTCTATACAAGTAAACTCGGGTAAACttcattaaaatttgaaatttcatTGATACTTGTTTATGCTCATTTACATGAAAATGAACATGTTGTGTACTAATGTTGCATGCTtatcattgaaaaaaaaaacaagttttttcATAAACCAAATATAAAAGAGCTGCTTGAAGAAGTGCCATTACTACAGTTTGCCTTCTATCCTGTCACTTTGTTTCTACATGGGGTTTGTTAGGCAAAATAAGATCTGAAAAGCATGATACATGATTAATTGTGATAAAGATGCACAGGGTTTAGGTTTGGGACCAGGTTGAGTGAGTCAGAACAAAACAAACATGCCTTAAAGGCATATAACTTTTGAATAATGAATGGTGTTATGTTttagaaatttgttttttaaagaaGCAAAGAggttttataaatttgatatttgttgAAATAACTTAGTATTtgtttttagttatatttaaatatccGGGGTTGTGTTTGTTTAATGTATGTACATGCTTTTTGTCGTTTTGCTCAAATGACGTATACTGATATGTAAGCCGTTTCACGAAAAATTCTgtttaaagaaataaactatATTTAAATCTATTTCATATgggatatttatttataacttgtTTTGTTAAACAATTATTCAATCTTTATGAAATATATTCATTATCATTATTGTTTAAAGAAGCAAACAggttttataaatttgatatttgttgaaataacttagtatttgtttttaattatatttaaatctcaGGGGTTGTGTTTGTTTAATGCATGTACATGCTTTTTGTCGTTTTGCTCAAATGACGTATACTAATATGTAAGCCGTTTCACAAAAAATTCtgtttaaagaaataaatgaataaGATGCGGAACAAGCTCTCATTTGTTTTGCTCAGTCAGTTCTCATTTTCAATAgcaaagatatatatatatatatatatatatatatatttagtaaaatATCATCTGTGTATACAAAAACTTACACCCAACCTAATCAAATTGCATATATTGTGGATAACATCTTATGAGGGTTTAATCTCCATTATTTGCACAACGTCCAGTTGTTGAAATGGTTTGGACTCTGCTTCCACAATCTACTATTAATTAGCATGTTAAAGTAGATTTCTTTCCATATTTCATTGTTACCCCTTGTCTTTAAGAAGTGTTTTGCTTTTTGTTCCCGCAAAATCTCATAGATCAGTCCCAAAAGCACATAGATCTTCGAGTAGAGGCTCTTTACATTAGTTTTCCTGATTACCCAATCTGTAGGCCATGCCTCTCTTGGAACTCTCTTGTTTTCCATACAATTATTGAGGAAACTCTGGGAACTCTCTTGTTGTCCATACAATTATTGAGTTTCCTCCAGATGGTATAAGTGTATGGACAATCATAAAATATGTGCTCAAGTGTCTCCTTTGCATCCCGACAAAACATGAAATGAACATTGTCCATGTTCATAAATCTCTGTCGTTTGTTGAGAGTCTTCCATGAAATGCCAACCAATGGATGGATTGATCCCTATGAATTACTTTTTTCGACCAACAACTTTGCTCCAAAGAACCACATCGCCTCGGATCTTGATCAAATCCCGAATTTTGAAGTTGATAAATGACTGAGTTGTTGATTTCCAATCCCATGTGTCTACCATTTCTGGGTCCTTCCAATCTGTTTACTTTCGCAGGCATGTCACATCTCTCCCTGGACTCTCTAAGATCCCTGATCTATCTCCC
This is a stretch of genomic DNA from Impatiens glandulifera chromosome 4, dImpGla2.1, whole genome shotgun sequence. It encodes these proteins:
- the LOC124937111 gene encoding N-alpha-acetyltransferase 40 isoform X2 codes for the protein MKRKRILEKKKEVEQIIRAVSSREKDHLDSFPHLRQYSANGLSIYLTSGRGNKLSSQTKHYICNLLKANMEGPYGSEWSIEEKNKHREMVSQEAHYMFVCDIATDNTNKEISCSETEFGPTCVNGRGPIVGFLHYRFIVEEGVPVLYVYELQLEPRVQKKGLGVFLMQLIELIATKNQMGAVMLTVQKTNSSAMRFYTSKLGYTISTISPSKVDPQLGLVKSYEILCKTFDSEAKAILQALLTFHLLMVFPCRRIAQHPTIHDPPPLQSIKGGG
- the LOC124937111 gene encoding N-alpha-acetyltransferase 40 isoform X1, which gives rise to MKRKRQILEKKKEVEQIIRAVSSREKDHLDSFPHLRQYSANGLSIYLTSGRGNKLSSQTKHYICNLLKANMEGPYGSEWSIEEKNKHREMVSQEAHYMFVCDIATDNTNKEISCSETEFGPTCVNGRGPIVGFLHYRFIVEEGVPVLYVYELQLEPRVQKKGLGVFLMQLIELIATKNQMGAVMLTVQKTNSSAMRFYTSKLGYTISTISPSKVDPQLGLVKSYEILCKTFDSEAKAILQALLTFHLLMVFPCRRIAQHPTIHDPPPLQSIKGGG